The Nitrospira sp. genomic interval CCCCAGCCGCATTGCGCGGTCTTTGTTCGCAATCACTCGTTCCTGCACGGAGGCCCGTGAAGTCGAGACATCCCACTGCAACGTGAACTGATCCGGAGTCATCGTGCCGTCGACGAGACCCGCCGCCAGACCCGGCACGACATTCGCCACGACCTGATCGTCACGCCCCGTGACAGGATGAATCGTATAGAGCACGCCGGCGGCCCGAGCTTCGAGAACCGGCTGAATCACCACTGCCATGGCCGGCGGGCGATCGCTCCACCCGACCCGCTCGTAGTAGGTCGCCAGGGGCTCGTCCCACAGCGACGCCCAGACCGTCTGCACACTGAGCCCCAACTGCTCTCCGGCGACTCCCAGCTCTGTGTGGTACAGCCCCGCAAAGCTGGCGTGTGTCTCGTCCTCATTGGTGGCAGAAGATCGCACAGCCCAGAGCTGTTCAACCGGCCGCTGCATTGCCCGGAGATGCCGCTGTAGTTCTGACAGGCACTCGCCAGAGAGGCGGCCTTGCTGAATTCGCCTGCGGCAGTCTTCAAGGAGTGCTGCGCGAGCGGCTCCTTTGGCATCCTGCACCTGCCTCCAGATCGCCGCAGGATCCATTCCTTGATCACGCAAGAATTGGCGGTACGCTTCGACGGTGAGACACAGCCCCGGAGGGACGGGAAACCCTTCAGCTATCAGGCGTGCTAATCCCGCGGCTTTCCCGCCAACGAAGCGGCGATCGGTGCAGGCTTTGAGAGGCAGGATCAGCGGGGATGACATGGCCCAGATACTAACTAGAGTGCGAGCAGAAGGTAAAGATCGTTCACGTTGGTGCCGGTAGGTCCCGTGACAATGTGACTCTTGAGCGCGTGAAGGGCTGGATAGGTATCGTGCCGCGCGAGTGCGCGACGAAGATTCACCCCTTTTATTTTCGCCTTTCCAAACGTGGCCCCGGCCACCACCGCACCAGCCACCTCGGTCGGACCGTCGGTCCCATCGGTCCCGACGGCAGCAACCCAGACGTTGTGAAGACCGGCGATCGCACAGGCCGCTGCGGCAGCGAACTCCTGTGCACGGCCACCCTTGCCGCGCCCTGTGACTGTGACGGTTGTTTCCCCGCCGGCCACAATACAATAGGGCCGCCGGACGATTCCCTTCCCCTCAGACAAGCATTCTGCGAGTGACGCGAATGTCTTTCCGGCTTGAGCGGCTTCGCCGAGAAGGGGCGTCGAAAACAGAACGGTTCGCAGACCCGCCTGTTGAGCCGCTTGCGCGGCTGCAACGAGCGCCATCTCGTTATTCCCGATGATCTCATGCTGCACTCGCCGGAATCGCGCCGTACCCGGCTTCGGCGTCTCATTGACGTCGCCGCAATCACCACGCTTGAGGTGTCGGCGGATTGAAGCAGGCGCCTTCGTCCAGATTCGTCGCCGCTTCATGATCGCGATTGCATCACGATAGGTCGAAGGGTCGGGCGCCGTCGGACCGGAGCCGATGGCCGTCAATTCATCGCCGATTACATCCGAGAGGATCAGCGTCACAATCCTTGCGCGAGTGGCTTCGGCGAGGCGCCCCCCCTTGATCGTCGAGAGGTGTTTTCTGACCACGTTGATCTCTTGAATCGTCGCACCGCTTCTCAGGAGTAATTGCGTGATGGTCTGTTTATCGGCAAGGCTGACCCCCTCGACCGGAGCAGGGATCAAACTGGATGCCCCGCCAGAGAGCAGCACAATGAGGAGATCGCGAGCGCCTACCTCTGCCACTCGGGCGCGCAGTTGTTCGGCCGCTTCCAGTCCGGCTCGATCAGGAACCGGATGACCGGCTTCGATCACAGTGATGCGTTTGGTGGGCAGACGATGGCCGGTTTTGACGACAATGAGCCCGCTGTTCAGATACGAGCCTAACACCCGCTCGAGGGCTTGCGCCATTCGCGCGGAGGCTTTTCCCGCCCCGACCACGACCACTCGATCGAATGATCGCAGATCATACGTGCGGCGCCCCACCTGCAATCGGTGGCCGGTTCGATGAACGTGCTGGCACAGAGCGTGGGCGGGATCCGCCGCCCGCAACCCCGCCCCGATTACACGACGAAGAATGGATCGGGCGGGAGAGGCCGGTAACGTGAGAGGCATGGGTTCTACGGGGTCTTGGCCTGCTTGAAACAGCGGCTCGGGCAGGTTTGCCGTGGAACCCTGATCTGGTAGATGCCCTGCGGGAGGACATCCTTCTTAAACTCAGGATTCAGCATCTTCAATTCAAGAAAATAGGTCCCGTACTCCTCGGCGATCGACGTCAGAGCCCGCTGCGATTCTTTTACATTGACCGTGAGGGTCTCAGTTTCCAACGGGACGTAGAGATCCTTCTTGCTCAACCCCAAATACTTCTCCGGCTGCGAATAGATCTCTTTTGCCGCGATGATCCGCGGCACATAGCGCATGGTTTCGCGCGGACCATGCATCTTCCAATAGTCGGTGATCTTCTGCTCCTTGAGAAGCTTGCGCACCCGTTCTTCACCGGCATTGTAGGAGGCCATCGCCAGGAACCAATCGTTCTGCTGGAAATCTTTGAGGTACTTGAGGTACTTGACCGCGGCCTCGGTCGACATTTCGAGGTTGCGGCGTTCGTCGAGGACGGAGTCGCTCTTGAGGCGATACCGCTTCCCGGTAGACGGGATGAATTGCCACGGGCC includes:
- a CDS encoding glycerate kinase; this encodes MPLTLPASPARSILRRVIGAGLRAADPAHALCQHVHRTGHRLQVGRRTYDLRSFDRVVVVGAGKASARMAQALERVLGSYLNSGLIVVKTGHRLPTKRITVIEAGHPVPDRAGLEAAEQLRARVAEVGARDLLIVLLSGGASSLIPAPVEGVSLADKQTITQLLLRSGATIQEINVVRKHLSTIKGGRLAEATRARIVTLILSDVIGDELTAIGSGPTAPDPSTYRDAIAIMKRRRIWTKAPASIRRHLKRGDCGDVNETPKPGTARFRRVQHEIIGNNEMALVAAAQAAQQAGLRTVLFSTPLLGEAAQAGKTFASLAECLSEGKGIVRRPYCIVAGGETTVTVTGRGKGGRAQEFAAAAACAIAGLHNVWVAAVGTDGTDGPTEVAGAVVAGATFGKAKIKGVNLRRALARHDTYPALHALKSHIVTGPTGTNVNDLYLLLAL
- a CDS encoding lytic transglycosylase domain-containing protein, whose protein sequence is MAESGMRIGYWVLAGLLSWGASQAWAEPVQGHPEGKDAAKSDSGFRDLILPEPLDNQPEPEDRLVILPEIKREGERYFLSSFKLPDKITFGGVPVPLDNWQVRERIEYEFYQFLEDQGESIILAKRTGRCFPPAEKQLADAGLPDDLKYMLLVESKCIAAAYSKAKASGPWQFIPSTGKRYRLKSDSVLDERRNLEMSTEAAVKYLKYLKDFQQNDWFLAMASYNAGEERVRKLLKEQKITDYWKMHGPRETMRYVPRIIAAKEIYSQPEKYLGLSKKDLYVPLETETLTVNVKESQRALTSIAEEYGTYFLELKMLNPEFKKDVLPQGIYQIRVPRQTCPSRCFKQAKTP